TGACTAATGGTTGTGTTTTTAGTTTCTTAAAAATTTGGAATTTTATCTATTTtttctatattatatatatatttttatataatttatgaCGTAATCCATGTCTTAAATCCGGTCGAACCGGTCGGACCGGTCCGACCTTTGACCCCGTAAGGCGACCGGGTCGACCTCCGGTCCGGTTCTGAAAACATTGCCAATCCAGTTCGTTTACCAACAGTTAGAGGAGCACAACATTACCGGTTAATTAACTGTAACCGCTCGAGGATCAACCGGTTAGTGGTTATTTTTAACTGAAGGTTAGTAATCACTTATAAATATTTAGTATAgtaaccggttattaaccgggTTTTTTAACTGGTAGACTAGTTAACCcgaaaaaaaccaaaaaattcaaaaaaaaaaaagataaaaaactGGTTAATAGGTAATTAACCGGACTAGTTAAAAAAATAACCGGTTAAATTCAAAAAGTCAAattaaccggtataaccggttAACCGAACCGGTTACTGAAattaggtagaggatcctgtaaaaaaggcctaaagtgtgagaaaggtaagaaagaatctcagccattagatcttttgatataatggttgagatcaatagggaccaaattgtaaaatattttcattaatttggactgatttgaaatatataggggcaatatagtcttttaaacccactagaaattaggtaatgcacatataacttccccccgtcttttttaaacgtcaataactttttatacgtaacttttaaaaaaaattacaccataataacgagcgtttttttatctttaatatgagtaccatattgctatacttatatagagaaaaatatatgtttcgatcagatgtttagtcaatgaatggtgttatatacttgctgaatggtgttatatacttgctgaatggtgttatatgcttgctgaatggtgttatatatactTACTGAagggtgttatatacttgctgaatggtgttatatgcTTGCTGAATTGTGATATATACTTGCTGAagggtgttatatacttgctgaatggtgttatatatacttactgaatggtgttatatatttgttgaatggtgttatatacttcctataattaaggtggcagttatgggaagtttttagttaattgaattaatgataaaattaattgtttacccttttcaattaatttagatctaatggctgagattctttcttacatTTCTCAcatttttggtcttttttacaataaccttacccccATTGAAATTAACGTTTTTGTGCAATGGAACTCTTGGTTTAAATTAGCCCAAAGCCAATCCATAAGGCCCATTATAGCTGCAGAACATCGCAGCCCATACCACATCCCGTCTCAAAAACCCTAATCCAGACTCGCTACATTGTTTTGACGCCGGAATAACATAGCAGCAACTCTCTGCAGATCGAAGCTCGGAAGAGAGAGCAACAATGGGTAAACACCTCTCCATCTTACCAATTTCTTCAACATCTATGCTTTATTTGTTAATCTTATTTTGAAAAAAAGGGCGTTGAAATGGATGGTTGTAACAGGTGCGTACACGTATGTGTCGGAGCTATGGAGGAAGAAGCAGTCGGATGTTATGAGGTTTATGCAGAGGGTCAGGTGCTGGGAGTACCGCCAGCTTCCTTCAATTGTTCGGGTCACtcacccgacccgacccgataagGCCCGTCGTATGGGTTACAAAGCCAAGCAGGTAGTCTTCTGATTTGTATTATTATAATGATAAGATCATCTAATGGTCATTTTCTTACTTCAACTAATTGAAGTGTTCATTTTTTTTTGCCTCGTTAGTAATTCCTTGTTCAAAAGAATGATTCTGGTGTGTAAAATGTAATTATAGTTTACATTAATGAATTCTAGGATTGGATATTTGGTAGATTTGTTTTATGTTTTGACTTTGGTTTTTGAAAGCTCTTTAGGCGCAAGTTACCAACTTACCAATACTAACAGTATTAATAACTGATAGGGCTATGTGATCTATCGAGTACGTGTGAGGCGTGGTGGAAGAAAGAGACCAGTTCCCAAAGGTATTGTGTACGGAAAGCCAACGAACCAGGGTGTGACTCAACTGAAGTTTCAACGAAGCAAAAGGTCGGTTGCTGAGGAACGTGCTGGCAGGAAATTGGGCGGTCTTAAAGTTCTCAACTCATACTGGCTCAATGAGGTATTTATTCATTTCATATACACACTGTTTCGAAGTGCGACTACACTTTGGTAGGCACTGAGTACAAGTTTTAAATGCAGGACTCAACTTACAAGTACTTTGAGGTGATATTGGTGGACCCTGCACATGCTGCTATTCGCAACGATCCAAGGATCAACTGGATCTGCAACCCGGTGCACAAACATAGAGAGCTTAGAGGACTTACTTCTGCTGGTAAGAAGTATAGAGGACTTCGTGGAAAGGGACACTTGAACCACAAGGCACGCCCGTCAAGAAGGGCTACCTGGAAGAGGAACAATACTCTGTCACTTCGTCGTTACCGTTGATTATTTACGCCATATTGCTGTTTTGTTATTTGTCGAGTTGTTTTTACTCTCTGTTTGAGAATCTGAGACTAGAAGCTTCTTGTGTCAGTTTTGATTAAACCTTGGCTATGAGTTTGTTTGAGACGTTTACATTGCTGCAGTATTTTAATGTGTTAAAAATGTTAAGGTAAGAATTATCACATAATTCTTCCTTCCAGTTAAATGTGGACCTTGATGCACGTCATACTTTCCAACTCCTTCAAAACCGCTAGATTCTTCTAGAAGTATTATTAGACTGTTAGGTTGTTGCTTTTCAGCCTTTTGGATCACATGGTTCACAGATTTTGAAATGCTTGTCAATGTTCTCTCAGcaagctccatatcgtcttgaaGTTGCAAAACATACGGGCTAACTTCTTTATTGTGTTGTAGTTGAGCAGGAGTTTTCACCGACACATTATATGAGGCACCAAACATGACCTTTAACCAGTATTGATCCGGTAAATTGTGTTATCAGAATCATTAGCACTGACCACTTATAGTCTGACCCATAATATGACATGTATGGTATTGTAAAAAGCATGACAATAACATATAGTGCAGTGCTCAAAACACATATTACCCCAGAAGCAGCGGTTGTAGCAGAGCAAACTGTCATAAATTGGGGCCTGCCGGTTTCTGCCATGATCCAAAAGTTGCTCACATGCTTCTATAGCTTCTCAACGGTTGGTTGTTGCAACTCTAGATCCCCCAAAGATGTTTCATGACTTGCTTTGTATTTGGATTCTAATATTTCTTTCGACTTTAGAATCATTAAAGCCGAGCACGTATGTATCGTCAGTAACGTGAGCATGCATCATTTAATCAACATTCAAGTGTAAAATTGAGTTCCAACTAGGAATTCTCTAGACCACTAAGCTACCTATAACATTCAAGTGTAAATAATCGTCTAGCATGCATCGTTTAATCAAGATGTAATACTTGGAGGGCTAGTTTGTAATAGTTTCATCGAGAAAAGGTTAATCTTGTTGAACAATTAATTGAACTGAAACAGCTGCGGTTAGTTAAACCTTTCTTTTGTTTCCCGAAATTTCTTTGTTTTTCGTCTCATATAAGCAATGGAATTTACTAAGGAGAACTCTAAAAATCACATCTATGTAAGACAAAGGAGGTTGAAGAAAGCTACATGGTCGTATTGATGTATGTGCTGAGTGGAAGAAAGCGTAAGACAATGCGTAGTGGTGTGGCGTCTCAGCCACATGATCACCCGCCACCTCACCGTTATTCCATTAGAGGGGGTGTTAGCCCCTTCTTCGTTACCCCATAAACGGGCACGAAGGAGGCAAGGGGTAGGGGTCCACTTAACaccaaccaatcacatttttttatAGTTAAACCACTACACACTTTTGACAGTTGAGTTAGTTAAAGCCACTTTGCTTATGCGACCGTAAATTTGCACTTTATAGTTATTCCACTACACATAGTCTAACCTCAAATTATGTTGTTTAGTGAAACATtgtaaaatcacaaaaaaaaaaaaaaaaaaaatgattatatCAACTTGCGTTCTTGGGAGCCCATGGTGAATTTTGTTTAAGAGATCAAAAGACACAAGCAATAattcattttaattttattttcctTTTAAAATCTTCACCCAAAGAAGCCACCACAGGTTGATCACTTTCTTCTCATAAATATGCATTTTAAGAGAGCATATGAAAACTTACCTATCATTAAATTTCTTATCAATTATCATGTCATACTCAGCAGAAAACCTCGTGCCAACATCTTCCCATTaattagaaagaaaaagaaaatcgCAATCTGCTTACATTCTCGTTTGAATTGAGAAATCAGTCATATataatttaaactcaatttagtGATAGATTGGTAATTTTACTGTAAAATTGATGACGAATCCTAATCAAAATTGACTTAAAATAGATTTAATTGTGTTACTGTATTTTATGCCTTACTAATGATGATATAGTTACTTATTACTTAAAAGTACAAAAGCTGTTTTTCTTGTTTGCTAAACAACACAGGAACTGTTTCAAGGAGAAGGATGCAGAAAACAATCACGCCACTTGTCAATAAAGGGCAACTCATCAGGATTCAAGCTTGGGAGCTCGCGATCTTGAAGGCTATTGATTATCTGCATAGTCTCACCAAGAAGTTGTGCTGCAACATGTACACTCTCTTCCCTTTTCTCTATGACACTTGTGTGGCATTTCATGGCTTTGACTCGGGGTAAGTTGGTGAGACAAGCAGCCAATATGTGAGAGATCATTGATGATAATTGCTCAAATAGTTCTTCTTGGCTAACCTGGTCTATGTGGGCATGGTTGGAAGCTAGGATTGTTTGGGTGATCCTGTACATTGAGTTGGCAGAAACCGATATGTAGACTGAACTATCATCTGAGcctttcatttttttactttccAGCTCACTGACCATGTTTTCAGCTGTATTACAGAACCATTGAACAATCTCTTTTGTTGCATTAGTTTCATGTGCCGGTGTCTGCAAATTGATTCCAAGCCATTTGTGGCAAACTTCAATTTCTAGCCACAACATTCTAGCAGCCTTTTGACTGCTTATATACTCATCAGTAGCATTGAGGCTTTCTTCTATATGTTTGACATATGTAAGACCTTCACTCACGCATTTTAGCAACCTATCAGTCATGCTTTTTTGAATGTTGGGAAGAGATATGGCGATGGCCGTCAGTGTTGCTACCGGTAAGCTCCAGCAGTCTACATACATTTGTTCTGAGACTTGATGCAAGTCATACTTTCCAACTCCTTCAAAACCGCTAGATTCTCCTAGCAGCTTAATAAGATTGTTAGGCTGTTGCTTTTCAGCACTTTGGATCAAATTGGTCACAGATTTTAAAATGCTTTTCAGTGTTCTCTCAGCAAGCTCCATATCATCTTGAAGCTGCAGAACGTACTGGCTAAGGTTTTTATTGCGTTGTAGTTGAGAAGGAGTTTCAACTGACACATTATATGAGGCAATGGACATGAGTACCTTTAACGACTTCCAGCAATGAAAACAACACATGACACCAATTACAAAGAAAATTGGGATCAATGCTATCATCTTACATGCTACCAGAACTGTTTTCTGGATTCCTATAGACAAAATCAAAATCAGGACCTTTAGATACTGGAAGACAATTTTGCATCTGCGACTACTAAGTTTCAATGGCACGCTATCATATTTCCAGTCAGATAACTTCTGAGTATAGTAGCCCTCTACTTTAAACACCCTGATATGGTTCCAAATCCACTTTATAGATACTTCAAAGCTCAATGATGCAAAACATCTCAAAAGAGGAGCGATTGTACCCAATATTACCCCGGTAAACTGTGTTATAAGAATCATTAAAACTGACCACTTATAATCTGACCCGTAGAGCTTCATATATGGTCTTGTGTAAAGCATAATAACAACATGTAATGCAGTGCTTGAAAAACATATTACCCCAGaagcagaagttgtagcagaacAAACTGCCATAAATTGAGGGCTCCCAGTGCCAGCCATGATCCAGTGGTTGCTCACATGCTGCTTTAGCTTCTCAACTGTGTCTCTTCCAGGTTGCTGCAACTCTAGATCCACCAAAGCTGTTTCACGACGTGCTTTGTATTTAGATTCTACTATTTGTTTTGATGTGATAATCATTAAAGCCAAACAAGTATGTATCACCAGTAGCATGAATAACATAGCCACATATATAAGTGCTATTAACCAATTTTTATAGCTTACATGAGTGTAATAAGGACCATCATGATTGTTGGAAACAACACCGGTTCGTATTTGAATGCATACATTCACAACCAAGGTGATTACTAGAACACCCAATGCTATGATGTTTGTGAGAAGTTCCTTACTGTCCATTGTTGCTAATGAAGGCAATAAATTAGCCATCATGGTGCACATAAATGCCAAGCTTCCGAGCTTTGCAGCCTGATCCACATTATTCGGCATTGAATTATTTAGATCCACAGGTAGCTTCATTGCAATAGCTATAACAGTGAGAGAAGCAGCATTGAGAGTAAAGTATTTACATGGAAACCATAGTTTTTTGGTTTTGAAACCATGTAACAGATCAGCCAGCATTGGTAGGATGCAGAAAAGAGAAGCTATTGCAATATAAATCCCAATCCACACCATAGGTTTACCAAACTTGTTTTGTAGCTTTGTCTCGGTTAATGACGTCTGCAAGAAATCTAGAACGTCGGGTGGAATGCTGTTGCAATTAGACTCAAGTTCTTCCTCAAAGTGGAATAATATCATCGCGTAGGGATCCATAATTATCCTCCCTCCAAGGAAATGGTTATTGAATCAAATCAAAGGGGTGTACGAAGATTGTGTGAGTTAACAAATTTCTAGTTAATGTAAATGTGTTTGGCCTTTTGGAAGAAAGCAAGTTGCCTATCATCTTCACGTCCAAATCAATGACCAAAAATAAGTTTGAATATGTAGGTTTGAATAGAAGGTGCATGTGACTTTCTCAGAAGCACTCTTTGACAAAACATGGACGGGCGTGTACAATATTAAGGTGAAAATGTGAGTCTATTAAACCAGTATTGGTTgcataatttttatttgtttaagttATATATGTAAATCATCCTTATTTATGAACATTCATGGATTATAAACTAAGTATTAGTAACAGAGATATGGGGTGCGCTTTATGTAACTTTGGGGAAGAAACAACAGAGCATTTATTTTGTTCTTGTTATGTTGTTGCCGCTGTTTGGAATGCCATAAGTGCATCTTGTAAAATTTGCCCTTTAATTAATTCTTTTATCAATCAAGGATCTTGTGGAAGTGCATAACCATGTGGGGTTGGATTTAAAGGATATCTTAGCGCTGAAGGGTATCATCATCGTGGCGTCTTGGTGTCATGGGATATGTGGTGTAAGTTTTCTCTGATGTAATTTCTCTGTATGTTGTATTTGGCAGCGTGTTTGTGATCACTGTGCTGTGTGAATAAAGTatacatttcaaaaaaaaaaaaaaaaacaacaaaaaaagtAAAGGGCACACAAGGCTTAACTATTTGAGTCAAAGTCAGGTGTTATTCTGATTGGTTGCAACTTTGAAATTAGGAATATAAACGTGTCCAACAAGTCAAGTAGTCAACCATCTCATCAgatttattatttgtattagtcCTTCGTGCATCTGTGGACCATGATTGACGACGAAGGCTTAAAACTTAAAAGTGATACTTGGAAGACGTCAACAAAGAAAAAAACATCATCTCTGGCCAGTCGTAAATGATTTGCTACATGAACAATAAACTTGTGTTAGGGAATTTTTAGAAAAACCGGACGATCAGATGGACGTGTAATCAGTGGCGGACATACACccagcccaaggtgggcgggcgcacccccgggaaaaaaaatttagtggtattatccgtcgaaaatcccgtccgcacctcTTAGAATTTTTTCATCCGCATCCCTTGCtaattttcgtccgcaccccttaggtaaaagatcttaacaatttatattaattttttttcgtaaactctgaaattttttttttttttaaaatactaCTTAGTTATATAACTTATGAGTTATAACCACTCACCCACTTAacccttataaccttaagagttaaatgcttggttggtccctgtggtttgcaaaaatttcacacttggtcccagtggtttactaattacactcgtggtcccaaaacttgtcaaaagCGCACTCGCTTGGTCCCCCAGCCCTATCTTAAGTTAAATTTCTCTGTTAAAACCCCTCATGTGCTAAGCACGTGAGGGTAATTTGGTCTTTTCACCTCGAGCCCATTATAAAAATCACCTTATCTTCCAATTTTCCCTCAATAATAACGATCGTCTTCTTCATGGAACCCTAGATTTCCTCCTGTCTCCCATGTTTCTCCTGGAACCTTAGAAGATGGCAACCTGTCGATGTGGAAAGTTAGCCATTGTTCGAACATCATGGACCGACAACAACCCAGGTCGTCGATTCTATTCATGTCCATCACCGGTAAGCAATAGCTTTCATTAATCGATGTTGTATTTGGTTCGAATTTTTGAATTGTTTGATGTGACAGGATGTCACGTGTCCTAGATTTGTTGGTTGGGTTGACCCGCCAATGTGCCCACGAGCTGTTCGCATCATTCCAGGGCTACTTCGAGCAAGAAACAGGGAGGATCAAGAAAGGGATGAACTACAGACTGAACTAAGATGGAAGAACATGCTGATTTTAGTACTGTTGTTTCTGTTAGGGTTACAGTTTGCAATGTTTTTAGCTTGAGTGTAATGTGAATTATGTAATTTGACCAAATACTACTTGAATGAAATTGGTCGATTTTGGGTTTTCAAAGGTATTGTATGTGGGCTAAACAATACGAATTACAATTGTTAATAAAGCGCAAAAGCGATACGGATGACCATTGTTAATAAAGTGCAAAAGCGATATGGATGACCATTGTTAATAAAGCGCAAAAGCGATACAGATGATCATTTAATACCCAACAAACCTAATAAAGACACAACAAACCTATTTAATAAAGACACAACAACCATAATAAAGACACTCAACTGCCAAAGCTATTTATTATCCTGCCATAGCTAATTTTTCAAGCAACCATAAATGTTTCACAACAACCATAATAAAGACACTCAATTTCCAAAGACATAATAGACATAAGCATATGGCTGATTAACATGTCAAGCATAATAGACAACCAAAATGGTGGCATAAACATAAGCCACAATagttaaacatgtcaaacatAGTAGACAACCAAAAGTTACTAAGTATTGTTTATAGCTTACGACTGATTAACATAACCAAAAGATAATATAAATGCAGCCCTTCAAAAGCATCCAACCTATTCTTCAGCTGCAGAACCACCAGCAGCTACCTCATCATTTGCAGAACCACCTTCAGTTGCCATTCCTTTCTTTGGCTCCTTACAACTTCTTGAATTATGCCccttcacattgcatttcttacAAGTTACAGTCCCACCCTTTCTTGTCAGCTTACCTTTCTTCTCCAAGGCATCTTCAATCTCCACTTGGTCTCTTCTCCTCTTTTTCTTTGGTCTGTCAGCTTGTTTGTGGTGAACTGGAGGGGTCAATGTTGTTGGAACTGGTGATATTGGCCAGAGTTTGGGGCTATTGATGGGACCAACCTTCTAGGCATAAGCCTTTTTCCAAGTGTCCAGATAGTAGCATGGATGGACTCAATCCTCAGGTGGCCCAACCTG
This genomic stretch from Helianthus annuus cultivar XRQ/B chromosome 8, HanXRQr2.0-SUNRISE, whole genome shotgun sequence harbors:
- the LOC110869933 gene encoding uncharacterized protein LOC110869933, with amino-acid sequence MDPYAMILFHFEEELESNCNSIPPDVLDFLQTSLTETKLQNKFGKPMVWIGIYIAIASLFCILPMLADLLHGFKTKKLWFPCKYFTLNAASLTVIAIAMKLPVDLNNSMPNNVDQAAKLGSLAFMCTMMANLLPSLATMDSKELLTNIIALGVLVITLVVNVCIQIRTGVVSNNHDGPYYTHVSYKNWLIALIYVAMLFMLLVIHTCLALMIITSKQIVESKYKARRETALVDLELQQPGRDTVEKLKQHVSNHWIMAGTGSPQFMAVCSATTSASGVICFSSTALHVVIMLYTRPYMKLYGSDYKWSVLMILITQFTGVILGTIAPLLRCFASLSFEVSIKWIWNHIRVFKVEGYYTQKLSDWKYDSVPLKLSSRRCKIVFQYLKVLILILSIGIQKTVLVACKMIALIPIFFVIGVMCCFHCWKSLKVLMSIASYNVSVETPSQLQRNKNLSQYVLQLQDDMELAERTLKSILKSVTNLIQSAEKQQPNNLIKLLGESSGFEGVGKYDLHQVSEQMYVDCWSLPVATLTAIAISLPNIQKSMTDRLLKCVSEGLTYVKHIEESLNATDEYISSQKAARMLWLEIEVCHKWLGINLQTPAHETNATKEIVQWFCNTAENMVSELESKKMKGSDDSSVYISVSANSMYRITQTILASNHAHIDQVSQEELFEQLSSMISHILAACLTNLPRVKAMKCHTSVIEKREESVHVAAQLLGETMQIINSLQDRELPSLNPDELPFIDKWRDCFLHPSP
- the LOC110872759 gene encoding 60S ribosomal protein L15; the encoded protein is MGAYTYVSELWRKKQSDVMRFMQRVRCWEYRQLPSIVRVTHPTRPDKARRMGYKAKQGYVIYRVRVRRGGRKRPVPKGIVYGKPTNQGVTQLKFQRSKRSVAEERAGRKLGGLKVLNSYWLNEDSTYKYFEVILVDPAHAAIRNDPRINWICNPVHKHRELRGLTSAGKKYRGLRGKGHLNHKARPSRRATWKRNNTLSLRRYR